A window of the Phragmites australis chromosome 20, lpPhrAust1.1, whole genome shotgun sequence genome harbors these coding sequences:
- the LOC133902004 gene encoding uncharacterized protein C227.17c, which translates to MDPKEKPETNSGPPQPRLDCIKCFDALWFCYSPFHQMQSYYRYGEFDNCFGKWGTLVDCLTLKTKRIAEVEEILVAREKAKPHIWTYRTVDEASEHWWRMYKHVVMMSPPLPGAAHPPKSGES; encoded by the coding sequence ATGGATCCGAAAGAGAAGCCGGAGACAAACAGTGGCCCGCCGCAACCGCGGCTGGACTGCATAAAGTGCTTCGACGCTCTATGGTTCTGCTACTCGCCGTTCCACCAGATGCAGAGCTACTACCGGTATGGGGAGTTTGACAACTGCTTTGGAAAGTGGGGCACGCTCGTAGACTGCCTCACTCTCAAGACAAAGCGAATTGCAGAGGTGGAGGAGATCCTCGTCGCTCGGGAGAAGGCAAAGCCGCACATCTGGACCTACCGGACAGTCGATGAGGCGTCGGAGCACTGGTGGCGGATGTACAAGCATGTTGTGATGATGTCTCCACCGCTGCCAGGTGCTGCCCACCCTCCTAAGTCTGGTGAATCTTGA
- the LOC133901216 gene encoding uncharacterized protein LOC133901216: MSAGSERPHTFATPSAVPGNFSRGSGSGSAPAAATDSVGRCSSSGAPTKSRKQPFRPAADDTKPVLRDPISRSDPVETEQAVLRLPPFP; encoded by the exons ATGTCCGCCGGGAGCGAGAGACCCCACACattcgcgaccccctcggcggTGCCGGGCAACTTCTCCCGCGgttccggctccggctccgcccccgccgccgccacggacAGCGTCGGCAGGTGTTCGTCCTCGGGGGCGCCGACGAAGAGCAGGAAGCAGCCGTTCCGGCCCGCCGCAGACGACACCAAGCCCGTCCTCCGCGACCCG ATCTCGCGGTCGGATCCGGTGGAGACCGAGCAGGCCGTGCTGCGGCTGCCGCCCTTCCCCTAA
- the LOC133902059 gene encoding AAA-ATPase At5g57480-like, giving the protein MEFLSQMWSLLGLLTILQNVLPTQLLSLLHSLWQSLQDSLTPYSYFDVPEFLGSAAVEPNALYRHVQLYLHRSLLLSSPPPPRLTLSLPRSAAAVSGGDAASAAAAPPSVSLSPNHSVADTFNGHRAVWTQHADTLQDSLEERRFFSLRLPKRHAAAVLPAYLSHLAAAADHLERSSRARRLHTNAASLRGAAAWASVPFCHPATFDTLALDPGLKARLLADLSAFAEGREFYRRTGRAWKRGYLLHGPPGSGKSSLIAAMANHLRYDVFDLELTRVATNADLRALLIQTTNRSLIVIEDIDCSLHLTGDRGLASERLHKRRKLHATAYDDDSSDSNDDAGGNGADNHRGKVTLSGLLNFTDGLWSCCGEERVIVFTTNHVDGIDPALLRPGRMDVHVRLDACGEHAMRELVQRYVGVGEHAMLDAAEDCIRSGAEMTPAEVGEVLLRNRDEPVAAVTELTAELKARRRAADDLHQWEDSAAELSDGSPTKKGRKGLGWEGKVRILGRLRSLTKSESGRR; this is encoded by the coding sequence ATGGAGTTCCTGTCGCAGATGTGGTCTCTCCTGGGCCTCCTCACCATCCTGCAGAACGTCCTCCCCACGcagctcctctccctcctccactCGCTCTGGCAGTCGCTCCAGGACTCGCTCACGCCTTACTCCTACTTCGACGTCCCCGAGTTCCTAGGCTCCGCCGCCGTCGAGCCCAACGCGCTCTACCGCCATGTCCAGCTCTACCTCCAccgctccctcctcctctcctcccctccgccTCCCCGCCTCACGCTATCGCTGCCGCGCTCCGCCGCTGCCGTCTCCGGAGGGGACGCCGCGTCGGCCGCTGCCGCGCCGCCGTCCGTGTCGCTCTCGCCGAACCACTCCGTCGCGGACACCTTCAACGGCCACCGCGCCGTGTGGACGCAGCACGCCGACACGCTCCAGGACTCGCTCGAGGAGCGCCGGTTCTTCTCGCTGCGCCTCCCGAAGCGGCACGCCGCGGCGGTGCTCCCGGCGTACCTCTCgcacctcgccgccgcggcggacCATCTGGAGCGCTCGTCGCGAGCGCGGAGGCTGCACACGAACGCGGCATCCCTGCGTGGCGCCGCGGCGTGGGCGTCGGTGCCGTTCTGCCACCCGGCCACCTTCGACACGCTCGCGCTCGATCCGGGCCTCAAAGCGCGCCTCCTCGCCGATCTCTCGGCGTTCGCCGAAGGGAGGGAGTTCTACCGCCGGACTGGGAGGGCCTGGAAGCGCGGGTACCTCCTGCACGGCCCACCCGGATCGGGCAAGTCTTCGCTGATCGCCGCCATGGCTAACCACCTCCGGTACGACGTGTTCGACCTCGAGCTCACCCGCGTCGCCACCAACGCCGACCTCCGCGCGCTCCTCATCCAGACCACCAACCGCTCGCTCATTGTCATCGAGGACATCGACTGCTCCCTCCACCTAACCGGTGACCGTGGCCTAGCTTCTGAGAGGCTTCACAAAAGACGCAAGCTCCACGCCACCGCGTACGACGACGACTCATCTGACTCGAACGATGACGCCGGCGGCAACGGCGCCGACAACCATCGGGGCAAGGTGACCCTGTCCGGGCTCCTCAACTTCACCGACGGCCTGTGGTCGTGCTGCGGCGAGGAGCGCGTCATCGTGTTCACGACAAACCACGTGGACGGCATTGACCCCGCCCTGCTGCGCCCCGGGCGGATGGACGTGCACGTCCGCCTCGACGCGTGCGGCGAGCACGCCATGCGGGAGCTGGTGCAACGGTACGTAGGCGTCGGCGAACACGCGATGCTCGACGCGGCGGAGGACTGCATAAGGAGCGGTGCGGAGATGACGCCGGCCGAGGTCGGAGAAGTGCTGCTGAGGAACAGAGACGAGCCGGTGGCGGCGGTTACGGAACTCACCGCCGAGCTCAAGGCGAGGAGACGGGCGGCTGACGATCTCCACCAGTGGGAGGACTCGGCGGCGGAGCTCTCCGACGGGTCGCCGACGAAGAAAGGGAGGAAGGGGTTGGGGTGGGAGGGCAAGGTCAGGATCTTGGGGAGACTGAGGAGTCTCACCAAGTCGGAGTCCGGCCGGCGATGA
- the LOC133901412 gene encoding uncharacterized protein LOC133901412 produces the protein MASASQGPSHAAALENAAIEVVRADLARLQAAKEDAALINAAEDAVTRLEDLRAAWAQLDADLKAAQAVAVQAYAAAQAHAATTAPHAQAVAVSSIKAAIPIVLDLSSTNYTKWKALFLNTLGKYELTDHVLVEIDDDTAADPYWARMDCTVKSWIFSSITSKLMEIVHTGTPSAREMWQNIEEQFIGNKETRVLMLDSQFRTFVQGTLTITEYCRKLKSMADGLADLGHPVEDRTLVLSVLHGLNEQFEYMAALIKRYCPFPSFVTMRSDLELEEINMLSKAPSQALVAAAPPRTTTPATPAGGGAPSTAAAATSPSAVSPSGGATPRGKGRGRGKGCGRGGPAWSTTFNPMTGTFQVWPGYNSGVLGARPRAPGAGAPTGHALTAQGTHGAAPAFGLSGASPGYDAPGAPTPGFGAWTPSPPAPY, from the coding sequence ATGGCCTCCGCTTCCCAGGGCCCATCTCATGCCGCCGCTCTGGAAAACGCCGCCATCGAGGTGGTGCGCGCCGATCTCGCCCGTCTCCAGGCCGCCAAGGAGGACGCCGCCCTCATCAACGCGGCCGAGGACGCCGTCACACGCCTGGAGGATCTCCGCGCCGCCTGGGCGCAGCTCGACGCCGACTTGAAAGCCGCCCAAGCCGTGGCCGTCCAGGCATATGCGGCGGCCCAGGCACACGCCGCCACCACTGCGCCCCATGCCCAGGCGGTGGCTGTCTCCAGCATCAAGGCCGCGATCCCCATCGTCCTCGATCTCTCCTCGACGAACTATACCAAGTGGAAGGCCCTATTCCTCAACACCCTTGGTAAATATGAGCTGACCGACCACGTCTTGGTTGAGATTGATGACGACACCGCCGCCGATCCATATTGGGCGCGTATGGATTGCACGGTGAAATCCTGGATTTTCAGCAGCATCACGTCGAAACTGATGGAGATCGTTCACACCGGCACGCCGTCTGCCCGCGAGATGTGGCAGAACATTGAGGAACAATTCATCGGCAATAAGGAGACGCGCGTCCTCATGCTCGACAGCCAGTTCCGTACTTTTGTACAGGGCACTCTCACCATCACCGAGTATTGCCGCAAACTCAAAAGTATGGCGGATGGCCTGGCTGATCTCGGGCACCCGGTGGAGGATCGCACCCTCGTTCTCTCCGTTCTTCACGGTTTGAACGAGCAATTCGAGTACATGGCGGCCCTCATCAAACGCTACTGCCCGTTCCCGTCCTTCGTCACCATGCGCTCCGATCTTGAGCTGGAGGAGATCAACATGCTATCCAAGGCGCCCTCACAAGCCCTTGTCGCTGCAGCCCCTCCACGGACAACGACACCCGCGACGCCTGCTGGTGGCGGCGCCCCttcgactgctgctgctgctacctcGCCTTCCGCGGTGTCTCCCTCTGGCGGCGCGACGCCTCGCGGCAAGGGTCGTGGCCGCGGTAAGGGGTGCGGTCGCGGAGGGCCGGCGTGGTCCACCACCTTTAACCCAATGACTGGGACGTTCCAGGTGTGGCCCGGCTACAACTCGGGTGTTCTCGGCGCTCGTCCACGCGCCCCTGGTGCCGGCGCTCCCACTGGTCATGCGCTAACTGCGCAGGGCACACACGGCGCTGCACCCGCCTTCGGTCTTTCGGGTGCGTCCCCTGGCTATGACGCGCCAGGCGCGCCGACCCCCGGCTTTGGTGCTTGGACGCCTTCCCCGCCTGCTCCGTACTAG